A window of Jannaschia sp. M317 contains these coding sequences:
- a CDS encoding ABC transporter substrate-binding protein produces the protein MNVKATLLGGAAALLAMPAAAQMTVFDYAGFEDPAFHADYVAAHGDSPDFAFFGDEEEAFQKLSSGFKADVTHICAGSVTKFVASGIVEPWDLSLIPEWANLNTDLTGTEVATTEDVYFMPTDYGSTAIAYNADEVPAEDVASLDVFLNPKYQGRMTLPDNVDDAYALAYLATGVTDWSTATTEQFEAASAWLRQAHANLRTYWTDPAELAQLLASGEVLVSWAWNETLPTMVEEGFPIGFQREAAEGSSLWLCGYVNMKDAEGEEARAYDYINAMLSPTSTVALLDAGYGQSNAKAMEGQGEEALVASGLGTIDAPVLAQLPMAAELREMQNETFERIKAGF, from the coding sequence ATGAACGTCAAAGCCACCCTTCTGGGCGGGGCCGCTGCGCTGCTGGCCATGCCTGCCGCAGCCCAGATGACCGTTTTCGACTATGCCGGGTTCGAAGATCCCGCCTTTCACGCCGACTACGTCGCGGCCCACGGCGACAGCCCGGACTTTGCCTTTTTCGGAGACGAGGAAGAGGCGTTCCAAAAGCTGTCCTCGGGCTTCAAGGCGGACGTCACGCATATCTGCGCGGGCTCTGTCACCAAGTTCGTCGCGTCGGGCATTGTCGAGCCCTGGGACCTGAGCCTGATCCCCGAATGGGCCAACCTGAACACCGACCTGACCGGCACCGAGGTCGCAACGACCGAAGACGTGTATTTCATGCCCACGGATTACGGCTCCACCGCGATTGCCTACAACGCCGATGAGGTCCCCGCAGAGGATGTCGCCTCGCTCGACGTGTTCCTGAACCCGAAATACCAGGGCCGCATGACCCTGCCCGACAACGTCGACGACGCCTATGCGCTGGCCTATCTGGCGACCGGCGTGACCGACTGGTCCACCGCCACCACCGAACAGTTCGAGGCTGCGTCGGCATGGCTGCGTCAGGCGCATGCCAACCTGCGCACCTATTGGACCGACCCCGCCGAATTGGCGCAACTGCTGGCCTCGGGCGAGGTTCTGGTCAGCTGGGCCTGGAACGAAACCCTGCCCACCATGGTCGAAGAAGGTTTCCCCATCGGCTTTCAGCGCGAGGCGGCCGAAGGCTCGTCGCTGTGGTTGTGCGGCTACGTCAACATGAAGGACGCCGAGGGCGAAGAGGCGCGCGCCTACGACTACATCAATGCGATGCTGTCGCCCACGTCGACCGTGGCCCTGCTGGACGCCGGGTATGGCCAGTCCAACGCCAAGGCCATGGAAGGTCAGGGCGAAGAGGCGCTGGTCGCGTCCGGCCTCGGCACCATCGACGCGCCGGTTCTGGCGCAGCTGCCGATGGCCGCAGAGCTGCGCGAGATGCAGAACGAAACCTTTGAGCGGATCAAGGCCGGCTTCTGA
- a CDS encoding DUF1326 domain-containing protein has translation MTKIAAPVVTSRHPDARPSAAGQTPWAIKGELILNCNCTVFCPCVVSLGKHAPTEGYCQAWSGIRIDEGHYGDSDLSGLNVGLLLEIPGLMARGNWKAAAFIDDRADQAAYLALIEIFSGRAKGTTGLFKLLVSEFLGAERATITYENEGKTRRLMVGKKIQGEVVPVKGKRPDEDIVATNTEYWMGSDITVATATKGRVRAFGRVWDFDGRSAEICQIDWSGPEVPR, from the coding sequence ATGACCAAAATTGCTGCCCCCGTGGTGACCAGTCGCCACCCCGACGCCCGGCCCAGTGCCGCAGGTCAGACGCCTTGGGCGATCAAGGGAGAGCTGATCCTGAACTGCAATTGCACCGTGTTCTGTCCCTGCGTCGTAAGCCTGGGCAAACATGCCCCGACCGAGGGGTATTGCCAAGCCTGGTCCGGCATCCGGATCGACGAAGGCCACTATGGCGACAGCGATCTGTCCGGGCTGAACGTCGGATTGCTGCTGGAAATTCCAGGGCTTATGGCGCGGGGCAACTGGAAGGCGGCTGCGTTCATCGACGACCGTGCGGATCAGGCGGCCTATCTGGCCCTGATCGAGATCTTCTCGGGCCGGGCCAAGGGGACGACCGGGTTGTTCAAGCTGCTGGTCAGCGAATTCCTGGGGGCCGAACGCGCCACGATCACCTATGAAAACGAGGGTAAGACCCGCCGCCTGATGGTGGGCAAGAAGATCCAGGGCGAAGTTGTGCCGGTCAAGGGCAAGCGCCCGGATGAGGACATCGTCGCCACCAACACCGAATACTGGATGGGGTCCGACATTACCGTTGCCACCGCCACCAAGGGCCGCGTGCGCGCCTTTGGCCGGGTGTGGGACTTTGACGGACGTTCTGCCGAAATCTGTCAGATTGATTGGTCCGGACCAGAGGTGCCACGGTGA
- a CDS encoding LysR family transcriptional regulator: protein METGSTLAASRRLGMAQPTVARRIDALEHALGLTLFDRDTRGARPTDEARALLPEARTIAQACCTLEESAARLTSAKAGTIRLTAIIDAFNSRLSTILEAFVADHPNVAFDLMPSDAQIDISGGACDVAIRIAMGIDDPDLICRKLVTFPLSLFASRTYADRLSQPWSEADFHIHRFFVFSGALADHPANRWLQDRIRPDQIAMTCPNMQAVKAAVLMGGGIGILPARTSTPGLVPVLPLPETVASSSWLVVNPTAWRRPEVKAFAAFFAPRYTASFAADRHNTPLEPNQSNA, encoded by the coding sequence ATGGAGACCGGGTCAACCCTGGCCGCCTCCCGAAGGCTGGGCATGGCGCAACCCACGGTTGCGCGGCGCATCGACGCGCTGGAACATGCGCTGGGCCTGACCCTTTTTGACCGCGATACCCGTGGGGCCCGCCCCACCGACGAGGCCCGTGCCCTCTTGCCCGAGGCAAGGACCATCGCCCAGGCCTGCTGCACCCTGGAAGAAAGCGCCGCACGCCTGACATCGGCCAAGGCGGGCACGATCCGGCTGACGGCGATCATCGATGCCTTCAACAGCCGTCTGTCCACCATTCTGGAGGCCTTCGTGGCCGACCACCCGAATGTCGCCTTCGACCTGATGCCCAGCGACGCGCAAATCGATATCTCCGGGGGGGCGTGCGACGTGGCAATCCGGATTGCCATGGGGATCGACGATCCGGACCTGATCTGCCGCAAACTGGTGACCTTTCCACTGTCCCTGTTCGCGTCGCGCACCTATGCCGACCGGCTGTCGCAGCCCTGGTCGGAGGCTGATTTTCACATCCACCGCTTTTTCGTGTTCAGCGGGGCATTGGCCGACCATCCCGCAAACCGTTGGCTTCAGGACCGCATCAGGCCGGATCAGATCGCCATGACCTGCCCCAACATGCAGGCGGTCAAGGCGGCGGTCCTGATGGGCGGCGGCATCGGCATCCTGCCTGCGCGCACGTCGACGCCGGGTCTTGTTCCGGTTCTGCCCTTGCCCGAAACCGTCGCATCGAGCAGCTGGCTGGTCGTCAACCCGACCGCCTGGCGCAGGCCCGAGGTCAAGGCCTTCGCCGCCTTCTTCGCGCCCCGCTACACGGCCTCCTTCGCGGCAGACCGGCACAACACGCCCCTTGAACCCAATCAGTCAAACGCCTAG
- a CDS encoding DUF924 family protein, whose amino-acid sequence MPDFDPQEVLDLWFPDTGHERSPETHSAFWTERMQGGMDARIIEQFEPMTRAAAAGLLDHWAQTPRGRLALLIVLDQFPRSLWRDTPAAYAQDIQACRLAMEGLSNGDALTLAPWEIMFFVIAISHCEGPDHVDRMGMLDGVTETVIDRLPKSLAGVGPMISAQTARVKAIIETFGRHPHRNQILSRISSPAEEAYIAAGDFPHLPKDGPEEGA is encoded by the coding sequence GTGCCTGATTTCGACCCGCAGGAGGTGCTGGACCTCTGGTTTCCCGACACCGGGCATGAACGGAGCCCCGAAACCCACTCCGCCTTCTGGACGGAGCGGATGCAGGGCGGCATGGACGCCCGCATCATCGAGCAGTTCGAGCCCATGACCCGCGCCGCGGCTGCCGGATTGCTTGACCACTGGGCCCAGACACCGCGCGGGCGGCTTGCGCTGTTGATCGTGCTGGACCAATTCCCGCGCAGTTTGTGGCGTGACACGCCAGCTGCTTATGCGCAGGACATTCAGGCCTGTCGTCTGGCGATGGAGGGGCTGTCGAACGGGGATGCCCTGACGTTGGCCCCCTGGGAAATCATGTTCTTCGTCATCGCCATCAGCCATTGCGAAGGGCCGGATCACGTGGATCGCATGGGGATGCTGGATGGCGTCACCGAGACGGTCATCGACCGCCTGCCCAAGTCGCTGGCAGGGGTCGGCCCGATGATTTCCGCTCAGACCGCGCGGGTAAAGGCGATCATCGAAACCTTCGGGCGTCATCCGCACCGCAACCAGATCCTGTCCCGCATCTCCTCTCCGGCGGAGGAGGCCTATATCGCCGCCGGGGATTTCCCGCACCTGCCCAAGGACGGGCCCGAAGAGGGCGCATGA
- a CDS encoding FadR/GntR family transcriptional regulator, whose protein sequence is MSDNWKSSLPASRPLSTDISDQIAMRIATGDLMADDRLPSEAELAVQFDCSRATVREALKRLAARNLIRTKRGHSGGAFVNHLTFDAAVEAHVATSTLLLSMNAVDFETAAEARFALERACADLACANHEPADLHDMKKAVDALSARCDDIAFCAADVAFHRAFVDAAHNPVLSYQLAGAVEGMQPLMNMITYPDRDRQEITRNYRRLANAVRARDGSEARLVLAELEALTIALFHRGQARRGRV, encoded by the coding sequence ATGTCTGACAATTGGAAATCGTCTTTGCCCGCCTCCAGACCGCTGTCGACCGACATCTCTGACCAGATCGCCATGCGGATCGCTACCGGCGACCTGATGGCCGATGATCGCCTGCCGTCAGAGGCGGAGCTTGCGGTGCAGTTCGATTGTTCGCGCGCAACGGTGCGCGAGGCGCTCAAACGGCTTGCCGCCCGCAACCTGATCCGCACCAAACGCGGCCATTCCGGCGGGGCCTTCGTCAACCACCTGACCTTTGACGCGGCGGTCGAGGCGCATGTCGCCACCTCTACCCTGCTGTTGTCGATGAACGCCGTCGACTTTGAAACCGCCGCCGAGGCGCGCTTTGCCCTGGAACGGGCCTGCGCCGATCTGGCCTGCGCGAACCACGAACCGGCGGACCTGCACGACATGAAGAAAGCGGTCGATGCCCTGTCCGCGCGGTGCGACGACATCGCGTTTTGCGCCGCCGACGTGGCCTTTCACCGGGCCTTTGTGGATGCCGCGCACAACCCCGTTCTGTCCTATCAACTGGCGGGTGCCGTCGAGGGGATGCAGCCGCTGATGAACATGATCACCTACCCTGATCGCGACCGGCAGGAGATCACGCGCAACTACCGCCGACTTGCCAACGCGGTGCGCGCCCGCGACGGGTCGGAGGCGCGTCTCGTCCTGGCAGAGCTGGAGGCGTTGACCATCGCGCTGTTCCACCGTGGGCAGGCCAGGCGCGGCCGCGTCTGA
- a CDS encoding DUF2182 domain-containing protein, with protein MRHLSRMTAPHWLALYAGLILAWAAVWAASVPSNWGAALRDLCLTPAAQVGLPGLVVMWLIMSAAMMLPTALPAFATHDDIADTQGTGGGARLVAGYGVIWIGFAVIAAGVQMLAARAGVAESVWLAAALLILAGGYQFSAIKEACLSKCRQPLTFFMQHWDEGPWRMGLRLGATCLGCCWALMALGLIGGTMSLGFMALATLLMTLEKLTRGTLVPSAIGLACLTGAGYLIGGTL; from the coding sequence TTGCGCCATCTTTCGCGAATGACCGCGCCGCATTGGCTCGCGCTTTATGCCGGCTTGATCCTGGCCTGGGCGGCGGTCTGGGCGGCCTCGGTCCCGTCCAATTGGGGGGCGGCCCTCCGGGATCTGTGCCTGACGCCCGCCGCTCAGGTCGGGCTGCCGGGGTTGGTCGTGATGTGGCTGATCATGTCGGCGGCCATGATGTTGCCGACGGCGCTGCCTGCCTTTGCGACCCATGACGACATCGCGGACACGCAGGGCACCGGTGGCGGCGCGCGGCTGGTGGCTGGCTATGGTGTCATCTGGATCGGGTTCGCGGTGATCGCGGCGGGCGTGCAGATGCTGGCCGCGCGGGCGGGCGTGGCGGAATCGGTCTGGTTGGCCGCCGCGCTGCTGATCCTGGCGGGGGGGTATCAGTTCTCTGCGATAAAGGAGGCGTGCCTTTCCAAGTGCCGCCAGCCTTTGACCTTTTTCATGCAGCATTGGGACGAAGGTCCCTGGCGAATGGGCCTGCGTCTGGGGGCGACCTGTCTTGGCTGCTGCTGGGCGCTGATGGCGCTGGGACTGATCGGCGGCACCATGAGCCTGGGCTTCATGGCGCTGGCCACCCTGTTGATGACATTGGAAAAACTTACCCGAGGCACGCTGGTGCCCTCGGCCATCGGCCTCGCTTGTCTGACCGGCGCTGGCTACCTGATCGGAGGAACCCTATGA